In one Micromonospora polyrhachis genomic region, the following are encoded:
- a CDS encoding WD40/YVTN/BNR-like repeat-containing protein: MRLRVLSALALSVAVLATTSGFAWRPDPSWQLRDTGSTARLRGLAPVSERVAWASGSGGTVLRTVDGGRSWQQVGPAGVSALDFRDIEAFDADHAVILSIGTGGDSRIYRTNDGGQSWTETFRNDDERAFYDCMAFFDRRHGLALSDPVDGKFRILSTSDGGRSWAVLPSAGMPAALAGEFAFAASGTCLVTADRGAHRDADHGGRSVAGHGADRTAWIATGGGSEARVFRTDDRGRTWRVTDTPVPSGPSAGIYTLAFRDGRHGIALGGDYTTPTSAPDGAAVSRDGGRSWTLAGRQPDAYRSGAAWVTRRGGQTALTVGPTGSDISYDGGRNWQRFDAGSFDSVECVATGACWASGERGRIALLRWR; the protein is encoded by the coding sequence ATGCGGCTACGTGTGCTCTCGGCGCTCGCCCTCTCCGTCGCGGTGCTGGCCACCACCTCCGGCTTCGCCTGGCGACCCGACCCGAGTTGGCAACTGCGGGATACCGGCTCGACCGCCCGGCTACGCGGACTCGCCCCGGTCAGCGAGCGAGTGGCCTGGGCCAGCGGCAGTGGCGGCACCGTGCTGCGTACCGTCGATGGTGGTCGGAGTTGGCAGCAGGTCGGGCCGGCGGGGGTGTCGGCCCTGGACTTCCGCGACATCGAGGCGTTCGACGCCGACCACGCGGTGATCCTCTCCATCGGTACGGGCGGCGACTCGCGGATCTACCGCACCAACGACGGCGGACAGAGTTGGACCGAAACGTTCCGCAACGACGACGAGCGGGCCTTCTACGACTGCATGGCCTTCTTCGACCGCCGGCACGGCCTGGCCCTCTCCGACCCGGTCGACGGCAAGTTCCGCATCCTGTCCACCTCGGACGGCGGTCGGTCCTGGGCGGTGCTGCCGTCGGCCGGGATGCCGGCCGCCCTGGCGGGCGAGTTCGCCTTCGCGGCCAGCGGCACCTGCCTGGTCACCGCCGACCGGGGTGCCCACCGAGACGCTGACCATGGCGGTCGCTCGGTAGCCGGTCACGGTGCCGACCGGACGGCGTGGATCGCCACCGGCGGCGGCAGCGAGGCGCGGGTGTTCCGTACCGACGACCGGGGCCGTACCTGGCGGGTGACGGACACCCCGGTGCCAAGCGGCCCGTCGGCCGGCATCTACACGTTGGCGTTCCGCGACGGTCGGCACGGCATCGCGTTGGGCGGCGACTACACCACGCCGACCAGCGCCCCGGACGGCGCGGCGGTGAGCCGGGACGGTGGCCGGAGCTGGACGCTGGCCGGACGGCAGCCCGATGCGTACCGGTCCGGGGCGGCCTGGGTCACCCGGCGTGGTGGGCAGACGGCGTTGACAGTCGGGCCGACCGGCAGCGACATCAGCTACGACGGTGGGCGCAACTGGCAGCGGTTCGACGCCGGCAGTTTCGACTCGGTGGAATGCGTGGCCACCGGTGCCTGCTGGGCCTCGGGCGAGCGCGGCCGGATCGCGCTGCTGCGCTGGCGCTGA
- a CDS encoding sensor histidine kinase — protein MKKRWWPNPNANVDVDKLPELTSGAAFLPWLMLTAGSVADLIRGEVSPPWLGGAGLLAFVTLYVVVAYRAFDPRRSANRTTLILLAAQAAVTYPLALAYGGSWIQLFMPLALACGAVLRGQHLIMALIVLGGSAGVISGERDHDPLAAMINGYGTFISGLVTAAIIGLAATTAELRRTREELARSAVDRERLRFARDLHDLLGHSMSVIVVKAEAVRRLMDRNPAQALAQASDIETVGRQALTEIREAVSGYRESNVAAELDRARSALTTAGVTQDVQLTGPPLAPDAETVLSWVVREATTNIIRHSDATQVAIVLTHDPGRIRLEITDNGTTSPLSSPSPSPSPLSRPTGQPAEISGNGLKGLAERLAEAGGTLVAQAGPCGGFQVVAELPEPL, from the coding sequence ATGAAGAAGCGCTGGTGGCCGAATCCGAACGCCAACGTCGACGTCGACAAACTGCCAGAGCTGACCAGCGGGGCCGCCTTCCTCCCGTGGCTGATGCTGACCGCCGGTTCCGTTGCTGACCTGATCCGCGGCGAAGTGTCCCCGCCCTGGCTGGGCGGTGCCGGCCTACTGGCCTTCGTCACCCTCTACGTCGTGGTGGCGTACCGGGCGTTCGATCCTCGCCGCAGCGCCAACCGGACCACGCTGATTCTGCTTGCCGCGCAGGCCGCCGTCACCTACCCGCTCGCCCTGGCGTACGGCGGCAGCTGGATCCAGCTGTTCATGCCGTTGGCGCTGGCCTGCGGTGCCGTACTCCGAGGTCAGCACCTCATCATGGCGCTGATCGTCCTGGGTGGCTCGGCGGGAGTGATCTCCGGGGAGCGGGACCACGACCCGCTGGCCGCAATGATCAACGGGTACGGCACCTTTATCTCCGGCCTGGTGACAGCCGCCATCATCGGTCTCGCCGCGACCACGGCGGAACTGCGCCGGACCCGGGAGGAACTGGCCCGGTCCGCTGTGGATCGGGAACGCCTGCGCTTCGCCCGCGACCTGCACGACCTGCTCGGACACAGCATGTCGGTCATCGTGGTGAAGGCCGAAGCGGTACGCCGACTGATGGACCGTAATCCGGCGCAGGCGCTCGCCCAGGCGTCCGACATCGAGACCGTCGGCCGGCAGGCGCTGACCGAGATCCGGGAAGCCGTCTCGGGGTATCGCGAAAGCAACGTGGCCGCCGAACTGGACCGCGCCCGGTCGGCACTGACCACGGCAGGTGTCACGCAGGACGTTCAGCTCACCGGCCCACCGCTCGCCCCCGACGCCGAGACCGTGCTCAGTTGGGTGGTACGTGAGGCCACGACGAACATCATCCGGCACAGCGACGCGACCCAGGTCGCGATCGTCCTGACGCACGACCCCGGGCGAATCCGACTGGAGATCACGGACAACGGCACCACCTCACCCTTGTCCTCACCCTCACCCTCACCCTCGCCCTTGTCCCGCCCGACGGGTCAGCCTGCCGAGATCTCCGGCAACGGGCTGAAAGGCTTGGCGGAACGACTTGCCGAGGCGGGCGGAACGCTGGTGGCCCAGGCCGGGCCGTGCGGCGGTTTCCAGGTGGTAGCCGAACTCCCCGAACCTCTGTAA
- a CDS encoding ABC transporter permease: MLGQIAPVYQYVKLELRRTFRDTGFVIFGIGTPVLMYLMFTNVGGKADGSSGWAVTAMVGLAAYGALSAGLTAGTAVAEDKAVGWLRQLRITPLTSAQAVVGRAVTGSLMVLPAIVVVLLTGAIVNGVRLGLGQWVMLTLLLWIGSVPFTMLGLANGYALSAQTTNVTNIVTNLFLAFLGGLWFPVSEFPGWLAAVARWTPGHRFGELGWDTVQGAAVGLDTVLVLVGWLVVFGVYAGYAYRRAGRRA, translated from the coding sequence ATGCTCGGCCAGATCGCCCCGGTCTACCAGTACGTCAAGCTGGAACTCCGTCGTACCTTCCGGGACACCGGGTTCGTCATCTTCGGCATCGGCACCCCCGTGCTGATGTACCTGATGTTCACCAACGTCGGCGGCAAGGCCGACGGCTCCTCCGGCTGGGCGGTCACCGCGATGGTGGGCCTGGCCGCGTATGGTGCGCTGAGCGCCGGACTGACCGCCGGCACGGCGGTGGCCGAGGACAAGGCCGTCGGTTGGCTACGCCAACTGCGGATCACCCCGTTGACCTCGGCCCAGGCGGTCGTCGGACGGGCCGTGACCGGTTCGCTGATGGTGCTGCCGGCGATCGTGGTGGTGCTGCTCACCGGGGCGATCGTCAACGGCGTACGGCTCGGGCTCGGTCAGTGGGTGATGCTGACACTGCTGCTGTGGATCGGCTCGGTGCCGTTCACCATGCTCGGCCTGGCCAACGGGTACGCCCTCTCCGCCCAGACCACCAACGTGACCAACATCGTGACCAACCTGTTCCTGGCCTTCCTCGGTGGTCTGTGGTTCCCGGTGTCGGAGTTCCCCGGCTGGCTGGCCGCCGTTGCCCGGTGGACTCCGGGGCACCGCTTCGGGGAACTGGGCTGGGACACCGTGCAGGGTGCCGCCGTGGGGCTCGACACCGTACTTGTCCTGGTCGGCTGGCTGGTGGTGTTCGGCGTGTACGCCGGCTACGCGTACCGTCGGGCCGGCCGTCGTGCCTGA
- a CDS encoding ABC transporter ATP-binding protein, whose amino-acid sequence MTKTHDAAPVVAFAGAVRTFGDVRAVAGLDLTIGRGERVALLGRNGAGKSTSISLLLGLDEPTAGQVRLFGETPQRAVRAGRVGAMLQDSKPVPRVTVRELVTFVASSYPKPMPVDEALALAGLTDLAGRRVDRLSGGQAQRVNFAVALVGDPDLLVLDEPTAALDVAARRSFWESMHAFTERGKTVLFSTHYLEEADQNADRVVVIDRGRVVADGSNTEIKQAVGASLVSFDLQGRPAPAGLESLPGVLSVAQRDGRVLLRTADSDATVHALALLGPVRGLEVTSAGLEDAFLTLTATPPS is encoded by the coding sequence ATGACGAAGACACACGACGCGGCACCGGTGGTGGCCTTCGCCGGCGCGGTCCGGACGTTCGGCGACGTACGGGCGGTCGCCGGGCTCGACCTCACCATCGGGCGGGGCGAGCGGGTCGCCCTGCTCGGCCGCAACGGCGCGGGCAAGTCGACCTCGATCAGCCTGCTGCTGGGCCTGGACGAGCCGACCGCCGGCCAGGTACGCCTCTTCGGGGAGACCCCGCAGCGGGCGGTACGCGCCGGGCGGGTCGGTGCGATGCTCCAGGACAGCAAGCCCGTACCCCGGGTCACGGTGCGCGAGCTGGTGACCTTCGTGGCCAGCAGCTACCCGAAGCCCATGCCGGTCGACGAGGCCCTGGCCCTGGCCGGGCTCACCGACCTCGCCGGCCGGCGGGTGGACCGGCTCTCCGGCGGTCAGGCACAGCGGGTCAACTTCGCCGTCGCCCTCGTCGGTGACCCGGACCTGCTAGTCCTCGACGAGCCGACCGCCGCACTGGACGTGGCGGCCCGGCGCTCGTTCTGGGAGTCGATGCACGCCTTTACCGAGCGGGGCAAGACGGTGCTCTTCTCCACGCACTACCTCGAGGAGGCGGACCAGAACGCCGACCGGGTTGTGGTCATCGACCGGGGCCGGGTCGTCGCCGACGGCAGCAACACCGAGATCAAGCAGGCCGTCGGGGCGAGTCTCGTCTCCTTCGATCTTCAGGGTCGCCCGGCGCCCGCCGGCCTGGAGTCGCTGCCCGGGGTGCTCTCGGTGGCCCAACGCGACGGTCGGGTGCTCCTGCGGACCGCCGACTCCGACGCGACCGTGCACGCACTCGCCCTGCTCGGACCGGTACGGGGCCTCGAAGTGACCTCCGCCGGACTGGAGGACGCCTTCCTGACCCTCACCGCCACCCCGCCTTCCTGA
- a CDS encoding response regulator transcription factor produces the protein MTDDLVGAAAAEPVKILLTEDQGMMRGALALLLDLEDDMTVVAQVAEGDQIVPVALEVRPDVAVLDIELPHRSGLDAAADLRTQLPACKVLIVTTFSRPGYLRRAMEVGARGFLSKDGPVDQLAASIRRVLSGESVIDPTLAAAALSAGPSPLTVREREVLAAGLGGATVADIAAKLWLSESTVRNYLSSAIGKTGARNRTEAARIADERGWL, from the coding sequence ATGACAGACGACCTGGTCGGAGCCGCCGCCGCGGAGCCCGTCAAGATTTTGCTGACCGAGGACCAGGGAATGATGCGGGGCGCGCTCGCCCTGCTGCTCGACCTCGAAGATGACATGACGGTCGTGGCCCAGGTCGCCGAGGGCGACCAGATCGTGCCGGTCGCGTTGGAGGTCCGCCCCGACGTCGCGGTCCTGGACATCGAGCTGCCCCACCGCAGCGGCCTGGATGCGGCCGCCGACCTGCGTACCCAACTGCCCGCCTGCAAGGTGCTCATCGTCACGACGTTCAGCCGTCCCGGCTATCTGCGTCGGGCGATGGAAGTCGGGGCGAGGGGTTTCCTCTCCAAGGACGGCCCGGTCGATCAGCTGGCCGCGTCGATCCGACGGGTACTCAGCGGCGAGTCGGTGATCGATCCCACGCTGGCGGCTGCCGCGTTGAGCGCCGGACCGAGCCCGCTGACCGTCCGGGAACGGGAGGTACTGGCGGCCGGGCTGGGCGGCGCGACGGTGGCGGACATCGCGGCGAAGCTGTGGCTGTCCGAGAGCACCGTCCGTAACTACCTGTCGTCGGCCATTGGCAAGACCGGAGCAAGAAACCGTACGGAGGCCGCCCGGATCGCCGACGAACGCGGCTGGCTCTGA
- a CDS encoding DivIVA domain-containing protein: MRAAYRSGAHTPMPPWQVRETRFSRRGRRGVDAAEVGDFLERVADDLALLYDEVARSWEETRQIKDALHDWQSRQARSRRELVGER, from the coding sequence GTGCGAGCGGCGTACCGGTCGGGGGCGCACACCCCGATGCCGCCCTGGCAGGTACGGGAGACCCGGTTCAGCCGGCGCGGCCGGCGCGGCGTCGATGCCGCCGAGGTCGGTGACTTCCTCGAACGGGTCGCCGACGATCTGGCCCTGCTCTACGACGAGGTGGCCCGGAGCTGGGAGGAGACCCGCCAGATCAAGGACGCGCTGCACGACTGGCAGTCCCGACAGGCCCGGAGCAGGCGAGAGTTGGTGGGCGAGCGATGA
- a CDS encoding helix-turn-helix domain-containing protein yields MTEDIGSTVPRRQLGRTLRQLREEACITLDGAASTLRCTRQKIWRIESGLGPTRVPDVKALCDLYDVAPELVEALSGLATQTKSSGWWHAYGNAVPEWFELYVGLESAASHLRGYDDALIPGIFQTKDYMLGVHGDRSDLTDEEMHRRIGVRRQRQRLLTRRIPRPPRLESVLSESVLLKCVGGPAVMAGQLRHLLKLTQLPQLSIRVLPLAAGAHLGAEAGTFMMLSFPPGNRSTPEPPVVYCESWTGALYLDRPSELAAYEKVWASLDALTLDEQQSKSMISKIIAEAHHG; encoded by the coding sequence ATGACCGAAGACATTGGCTCGACGGTGCCCCGGCGGCAGTTGGGCCGAACGCTGCGCCAGCTCCGCGAGGAAGCCTGCATCACCCTCGACGGGGCGGCCAGCACCCTGCGCTGCACCCGGCAGAAGATCTGGCGGATCGAGAGTGGACTCGGCCCGACCCGGGTGCCGGACGTCAAGGCGTTGTGCGATCTCTATGACGTTGCGCCCGAGCTGGTGGAGGCGCTGTCCGGGCTGGCGACCCAGACCAAGTCCAGCGGCTGGTGGCACGCCTACGGCAACGCCGTACCCGAGTGGTTCGAGCTGTACGTCGGCCTGGAGTCCGCCGCGTCCCACCTACGCGGCTACGACGACGCCCTCATCCCAGGCATCTTCCAAACCAAGGACTACATGCTCGGCGTTCACGGAGACCGTTCTGACCTCACCGACGAGGAGATGCATCGCCGGATCGGTGTCCGGCGACAGCGGCAACGCCTCCTGACCCGCCGGATACCCAGACCACCCCGGCTGGAGTCGGTGCTCTCCGAATCGGTCCTGCTCAAGTGCGTTGGCGGGCCGGCGGTGATGGCTGGTCAACTCCGCCACCTGCTCAAGCTGACCCAGTTGCCCCAGCTCTCCATCCGGGTGCTGCCACTGGCCGCCGGCGCACACCTTGGCGCTGAAGCCGGCACCTTCATGATGCTCAGCTTTCCACCCGGCAACCGGTCCACCCCCGAGCCGCCCGTGGTCTATTGCGAGTCATGGACCGGGGCGCTCTATCTCGACCGGCCCAGCGAGCTGGCCGCATACGAAAAGGTGTGGGCGAGCCTGGATGCGCTGACCCTGGATGAGCAACAATCGAAGAGCATGATCAGCAAAATCATCGCGGAGGCCCACCATGGCTAA
- a CDS encoding DUF397 domain-containing protein produces MANLSDAHWRKSTRSGSNGGACVEVADNLTDIVAVRDSKDQTGPALTFTPTAWATFVTATKTTYRTH; encoded by the coding sequence ATGGCTAACCTGTCCGACGCACACTGGCGCAAGAGCACCCGCAGTGGAAGTAACGGCGGCGCGTGCGTCGAGGTCGCCGACAACCTCACCGACATCGTCGCCGTACGCGACAGCAAAGACCAGACCGGCCCGGCCCTCACCTTCACCCCCACCGCCTGGGCAACCTTCGTCACCGCCACCAAGACCACCTACCGCACCCACTAA
- a CDS encoding DUF397 domain-containing protein, with protein sequence MANLSGARWRKSTRSGDNGGACVEVADNLTGIVAVRDSKDQTGPALTFTPTAWATFVTATKTTNRTH encoded by the coding sequence ATGGCTAACCTGTCCGGCGCACGCTGGCGCAAGAGCACCCGCAGCGGCGACAACGGCGGCGCGTGCGTCGAGGTCGCCGACAACCTCACCGGCATCGTCGCCGTACGCGACAGCAAAGACCAAACCGGCCCGGCCCTCACCTTCACCCCCACCGCCTGGGCCACCTTCGTCACCGCCACCAAGACCACCAACCGCACCCACTGA
- a CDS encoding ATP-binding cassette domain-containing protein → MDAVISGRGLAQRYGRRWVFRSLDLMVGTGVTALLGPNGSGKTTLLHTLVGLRTSRGGTLSVLGVDMLHRGGPQAIAARVGFLPQRVTESNLPADARFNTAAFPLVSVMFPIGKQSKGKTRSPPGNGTRPLPVAGFSNDQAEGTGPWKRGSIVRSTGPNQNAGETVNGGSGR, encoded by the coding sequence ATGGACGCTGTCATCTCCGGGCGCGGCCTGGCCCAACGGTATGGGCGACGCTGGGTGTTCCGATCTCTCGACCTGATGGTGGGGACCGGGGTGACGGCGCTGCTCGGGCCGAACGGCTCGGGCAAGACCACGCTGCTGCACACGCTGGTCGGGCTGCGCACCTCGCGTGGCGGCACGCTGTCGGTGCTGGGCGTCGACATGCTGCATCGCGGCGGCCCGCAGGCCATCGCGGCGCGGGTCGGTTTCCTGCCACAGAGAGTTACCGAGAGCAACCTCCCCGCTGACGCCAGATTCAACACCGCAGCGTTTCCCCTAGTCAGTGTGATGTTTCCGATAGGGAAGCAGAGCAAAGGGAAAACGCGCAGCCCGCCGGGCAACGGCACAAGACCACTGCCTGTAGCCGGCTTCTCTAATGATCAAGCTGAGGGGACAGGCCCTTGGAAACGGGGGTCTATCGTTCGATCGACGGGTCCGAATCAGAACGCTGGAGAGACTGTCAACGGTGGATCGGGGCGATGA
- a CDS encoding acetate/propionate family kinase, translating into MIAPSVGATAPQDAPADRVLVLNCGSSSVKFRLYDGDRVIDKGIVERIGEPGGGPADHETAVRGILDGLDLTGLTAVGHRVVHGGMRFGEPVLIDDAVLTAIRDLIPLAPLHNPANLTGIEVTRAALPDVPQVAIFDTAFHTTLPEAAATYAIERDTAEQYGIRRYGFHGTSHEYVSRRTAELLGRPYAEVNTITLHLGNGASACAVAGGRSVATSMGMSPLEGLVMGTRSGDLDPTVIFHLRREGGLSVDEIDDLLNHRSGLLGLTGVNDMREVLARRADGDAAATLAFDVYCRRITGYVGAYYALLGRVDAITFTAGVGEHAAPVRAAALAGLDRLGIAVDPERNAGIGDRVISPPDSEVTVCVIGTDEEREIARQTRAVAGSIG; encoded by the coding sequence ATGATCGCGCCGTCCGTCGGTGCCACCGCCCCGCAGGATGCACCCGCCGACCGGGTCCTCGTCCTCAACTGCGGGTCGTCGTCGGTGAAGTTCCGGCTGTACGACGGTGACCGGGTGATCGACAAGGGCATCGTGGAGCGGATCGGTGAGCCCGGCGGCGGGCCAGCCGACCACGAGACGGCCGTCCGGGGCATCCTCGACGGGCTCGACCTGACCGGACTGACCGCCGTCGGGCACCGGGTGGTGCACGGCGGGATGCGATTCGGCGAGCCGGTGCTGATCGACGACGCGGTACTGACCGCCATCCGCGACCTGATCCCGCTCGCGCCGCTGCACAACCCCGCCAACCTGACCGGCATCGAGGTCACCCGGGCGGCGCTGCCGGACGTACCGCAGGTCGCCATCTTCGACACCGCGTTCCACACCACGCTGCCCGAGGCCGCCGCCACCTACGCGATCGAGCGGGACACCGCCGAGCAGTACGGCATCCGGCGGTACGGATTCCACGGCACCTCGCACGAGTACGTGTCACGGCGGACCGCCGAACTGCTCGGCCGCCCGTACGCAGAGGTCAACACGATCACCCTGCACCTCGGCAACGGGGCGAGCGCCTGCGCGGTGGCCGGCGGCCGGAGCGTGGCCACCTCGATGGGAATGTCCCCGCTGGAGGGCCTGGTGATGGGCACCCGTAGCGGCGACCTGGACCCGACGGTGATCTTCCACCTGCGCCGCGAGGGCGGACTCTCCGTCGACGAGATCGACGACCTGCTCAACCACCGCAGCGGGCTGCTCGGCCTGACCGGCGTCAACGACATGCGCGAGGTGCTCGCCCGCCGGGCCGACGGCGACGCGGCGGCGACGCTGGCCTTCGACGTCTACTGCCGGCGGATCACCGGCTACGTCGGGGCGTACTACGCCCTGCTCGGCCGGGTGGACGCGATCACCTTCACCGCTGGCGTCGGCGAGCACGCCGCACCGGTGCGCGCCGCCGCCCTGGCCGGGCTGGACCGCCTCGGCATCGCCGTCGATCCAGAGCGCAACGCGGGCATCGGGGACCGGGTCATCTCGCCGCCGGACTCGGAGGTGACCGTCTGCGTGATCGGCACCGACGAGGAACGCGAGATCGCCCGCCAGACCCGCGCGGTGGCGGGGTCGATCGGCTGA
- the pta gene encoding phosphate acetyltransferase: protein MARSVYLTSVGSGGGKSTIALGLAELLSRQVDRIGVFRPLVGGTGPDPILTLLSERYRIDLPLADLSGTSYAEATALVADGRREELIGSIVERYREVERRCPAVVVVGSDFADGGDGAGPRELAFNARLATEFGSVVVPVIDGFGQEPAAIAAAARGAYHDLADLGATVLAVIANRVPGPMTLPELPVPTYAIPEVPTVSAPTVAEVAAALGGTLLAGDDDALSRDVLDYVVGAAQLPTLLDHLTEGALVIMPGDRDDLLVGTSAAHVAGQVSVSGMVLTLGEQPDPRAMRLVEALKPGLAVISVPSDSYHTVAASSRIEGRLSAANPRKVEAALGVFERCVDTDDLARRLRVSRSERVTPMMFEYDLIDRARTRRRHLVLPEGAEERILRATEILLRRGVADITLLGRPDDITRRTRELGIDIGGAQIVDPAASEWRDEFATTYAELRAHRGVTVELAYDIVAQPNYFGTLMVQTGHADGMVSGATHTTAATIRPAFEIIRTVPGVSVSSSVFFMLLADRVLVYGDCAVNPDPDAAQLADIAISSADTAARFGIEPRVAMLSYSTGSSGAGADVEKVAAATKLVRERRPDLLVEGPIQYDAAIDPAVAATKLPGSEVAGRATVFIFPDLNTGNNTYKAVQRSAGAVAVGPVMQGLRRPVNDLSRGATVADIVNTVAITAIQAAVEESS from the coding sequence GTGGCGCGCAGTGTGTACCTGACCAGCGTGGGATCGGGCGGCGGGAAGTCGACCATTGCCCTCGGGCTCGCGGAATTGCTGTCCCGACAGGTCGATCGGATCGGCGTGTTCCGGCCCCTGGTCGGCGGAACCGGGCCCGACCCGATACTCACCCTGCTCAGCGAGCGCTACCGGATCGACCTGCCGCTGGCCGACCTGAGCGGCACCAGCTACGCCGAGGCGACCGCGCTGGTCGCCGACGGGCGACGCGAGGAACTCATCGGCAGCATCGTCGAGCGGTACCGGGAAGTCGAGCGGCGCTGCCCCGCAGTGGTCGTAGTGGGCAGCGACTTCGCCGACGGCGGCGATGGGGCCGGCCCCCGCGAACTGGCCTTCAACGCCCGGCTGGCCACCGAGTTCGGCAGCGTGGTGGTGCCCGTCATCGACGGCTTCGGGCAGGAACCGGCCGCGATCGCGGCGGCGGCGCGCGGGGCGTACCACGATCTGGCGGACCTCGGGGCGACGGTGCTGGCGGTGATCGCCAACCGGGTGCCCGGCCCGATGACGCTGCCCGAGCTGCCCGTGCCCACGTACGCCATCCCGGAGGTGCCGACCGTGTCGGCACCGACGGTGGCCGAGGTGGCGGCGGCCCTCGGCGGCACCCTGCTCGCCGGCGACGACGACGCCCTCAGCCGGGACGTGCTCGACTACGTGGTCGGGGCGGCACAGCTACCGACGCTGCTGGACCATCTCACCGAGGGCGCGCTGGTGATCATGCCGGGCGACCGGGACGACCTCCTGGTCGGCACGAGCGCGGCACACGTGGCCGGCCAGGTCTCGGTCTCCGGAATGGTGCTCACCCTCGGCGAGCAGCCGGACCCACGGGCGATGCGGCTGGTCGAGGCGCTGAAGCCCGGGCTCGCGGTGATCTCGGTCCCCAGTGACAGCTATCACACGGTCGCCGCGTCCAGCCGGATCGAGGGACGACTCAGCGCGGCCAACCCGCGCAAGGTGGAGGCCGCGCTCGGTGTGTTCGAGCGCTGCGTCGACACCGACGACCTGGCTCGCCGGCTGCGGGTCAGTCGCTCCGAGCGGGTCACCCCGATGATGTTCGAGTACGACCTGATCGACCGCGCCCGGACCCGACGCCGGCACCTCGTGCTGCCCGAGGGGGCGGAGGAACGGATCCTGCGGGCGACGGAGATCCTGCTGCGCCGGGGCGTCGCCGACATCACCCTGCTCGGCCGTCCCGACGACATCACCCGCCGCACCCGCGAACTGGGCATCGACATCGGCGGCGCGCAGATCGTCGACCCCGCCGCCAGCGAGTGGCGTGACGAGTTCGCCACCACGTACGCCGAACTGCGCGCGCACCGGGGCGTCACCGTCGAGCTGGCCTACGACATCGTCGCGCAGCCCAACTACTTCGGCACCCTGATGGTGCAGACCGGGCACGCCGACGGGATGGTCTCCGGTGCCACCCACACCACCGCCGCCACCATCCGTCCCGCCTTCGAGATCATCCGGACCGTGCCGGGTGTATCGGTCTCCTCCAGCGTCTTCTTCATGCTGCTCGCCGACCGGGTGCTCGTCTACGGCGACTGCGCCGTCAACCCCGACCCGGACGCCGCCCAACTCGCCGACATCGCCATCTCGTCGGCGGACACCGCCGCCCGGTTCGGCATCGAACCGAGGGTCGCCATGCTCTCCTACTCCACCGGCAGCTCGGGCGCGGGCGCCGACGTGGAGAAGGTCGCGGCGGCCACCAAACTGGTCCGGGAGCGCCGCCCCGATCTGCTCGTCGAGGGACCCATCCAGTACGACGCGGCCATCGACCCGGCGGTGGCGGCCACGAAACTGCCCGGCAGCGAGGTCGCCGGCCGGGCCACGGTCTTCATCTTCCCGGACCTGAACACCGGCAACAACACGTACAAGGCGGTGCAGCGCTCCGCCGGGGCGGTGGCCGTCGGCCCGGTCATGCAGGGCCTACGCCGACCGGTGAACGATCTGTCCCGGGGTGCCACCGTGGCGGACATCGTCAACACCGTGGCGATCACCGCCATCCAGGCCGCTGTCGAGGAGTCGTCATGA